The genomic stretch ACAAGCCCTGGCGATTCCCGGACGAACAAGGCGGCGAGCAGCGCATCACCGTCCAGGCGCGCCTGCGCTTCGACGACGTGGAGACCATCATGGACGCCGCGGTGCAGGGGGCCGGGCTGGCGTGGCTCCCTCGCTGGCTCATCGCGGAGCACCTGCGCGGCGGCAGGCTCGTCGAGGTGCTGGAGACGCAGCGCCCCTATGGCAATGAAATCTACGCGGTGTGGCCTCAGAGCAAGCACGTGACATCGAAGGTACGCGCGGCCATCGACCTCCTCGTCGCGCGCATTCCCGAGCGACTGAAGGACACCCACTCCCGCTGAGCCGCACGGCAGTCGAAGCACCGAGCCGGACAATCGGTGCTGGTGGAGTAGCCAGGACGCGTCCGGGCAACACCTTATCCGAGAGGCATCACCCACCTGCACGGGTGGAACACACCTAGCCAAGGATACGAGCCATGGAACGAGCGGACGCGGACCGAACCAGAGGAGGGCTCGCCAAGGCGATGGCCGTCCTGGCCATCATCGGCGCCATCAACTGGGGCCTGATTGGCTTCTTCAATTGGAACCTCGTGAACGCGCTGTTCGGCGGCGATACACGGACAGCGATGAGCGCGCTCAGCCGTCTCATCTACTCCGTCGTGGGTCTGTCGGGCATCGCGCTGGCACTCACCTTCCCGTGGAAGAAGAGCCTGGGAGCCACCACAACGCCGAGAACAGACGTGGGGTTTCACCGCAGAACCGAAGTGCGTCCATGACTCCGGCGGGCCCGCTGTTCTCACGGGCCCCTGAGTCCA from Myxococcus xanthus encodes the following:
- a CDS encoding DUF378 domain-containing protein, whose product is MERADADRTRGGLAKAMAVLAIIGAINWGLIGFFNWNLVNALFGGDTRTAMSALSRLIYSVVGLSGIALALTFPWKKSLGATTTPRTDVGFHRRTEVRP